From a region of the Aeoliella mucimassa genome:
- the secY gene encoding preprotein translocase subunit SecY, translating into MWKKLSVVWQIPELRQKILFTIGMLAVYRLGFQIRLPFIDPERLATMSGEGGLGQLLTTVSTFSGAGLDQITIFGLGIMPYISASIIFQLLGSVIPSLERLQKEGETGRKKINEYTRYATVALCLFQSWFFLTSFVEAGQYVHADFLVGDPGHLHLSFSWRIVAVLTMTAGTVFLMWIGEQIDEYGIGNGISLIIMAGILANMPTAGWKLIQQYNGELGSTNGIGPEKLLLLAAMFVAVVVGVVFITLGQRRIPMQSAKHIRGRRAMGGQKSYLPLKVNQAGVMPIIFASSLLLFPMIIFQQLGALLPADSWFKGFSDWWVEALRAHNYVYNLLYLVLIYFFCFFWTAITFNPKDMADNLKNFGSFIPGYRPGKRTADYLEKVMIRITYVGAGFLALIAIIPTVISGALDVDYSIAMFYGGTSLLIAVSVAFDLVQKIDSHLVMRNYKGLLE; encoded by the coding sequence ATGTGGAAGAAACTTAGCGTTGTCTGGCAAATCCCCGAACTCCGGCAGAAGATTCTGTTCACGATCGGGATGCTCGCGGTATATCGTCTGGGTTTCCAGATCCGGTTGCCGTTTATCGATCCGGAGCGCCTTGCAACCATGAGCGGCGAAGGTGGCCTCGGCCAACTGCTGACCACGGTTTCTACTTTCTCCGGGGCCGGACTCGACCAGATCACCATCTTCGGTCTCGGCATCATGCCGTACATCTCGGCCTCGATTATCTTCCAATTGCTCGGCAGCGTGATTCCCTCGCTCGAGCGATTGCAGAAGGAAGGCGAGACCGGGCGGAAAAAGATCAACGAATATACCCGCTACGCAACCGTGGCGCTCTGTTTGTTCCAAAGCTGGTTCTTCCTCACTTCGTTTGTCGAAGCAGGCCAGTACGTGCATGCCGACTTCCTGGTCGGCGATCCTGGTCATCTCCATCTGAGCTTTAGCTGGCGAATTGTCGCGGTGCTCACGATGACTGCAGGAACCGTGTTCCTGATGTGGATCGGCGAGCAAATCGACGAGTACGGCATCGGCAACGGTATCAGCCTGATCATTATGGCCGGTATTTTGGCCAACATGCCGACCGCTGGCTGGAAGCTTATCCAGCAATACAACGGCGAGCTCGGCTCCACCAACGGCATCGGTCCCGAAAAGCTCTTGTTGCTCGCGGCCATGTTTGTCGCGGTCGTCGTCGGCGTGGTGTTTATCACGCTCGGCCAGCGACGTATCCCGATGCAAAGCGCCAAGCACATCCGTGGTCGTCGTGCCATGGGTGGTCAGAAGTCGTACCTGCCGCTCAAGGTGAATCAGGCTGGCGTGATGCCGATCATCTTCGCCTCGAGCTTGCTGCTCTTCCCAATGATCATCTTCCAACAGCTTGGTGCTCTGTTGCCAGCCGATAGTTGGTTTAAAGGCTTCAGCGACTGGTGGGTGGAAGCCTTGCGGGCTCACAACTACGTCTACAACCTCCTGTATCTCGTACTTATCTACTTCTTCTGCTTCTTCTGGACCGCGATTACCTTCAATCCGAAGGATATGGCCGACAACCTGAAGAACTTTGGTTCGTTCATTCCGGGGTATCGCCCTGGTAAGCGGACGGCCGATTACTTGGAGAAGGTCATGATTCGTATCACCTACGTCGGTGCGGGCTTCCTGGCTTTGATCGCCATCATTCCGACGGTTATCTCCGGGGCTTTGGACGTCGATTACTCGATTGCCATGTTCTACGGTGGTACCAGCTTGCTGATTGCCGTAAGCGTTGCCTTCGATTTGGTGCAGAAGATTGACAGCCACCTCGTGATGCGAAACTATAAGGGCTTGTTGGAATAG
- a CDS encoding adenylate kinase codes for MRIVFLGPPGAGKGTQAKRVCQELGVAHLSTGEMLRKERERRTELGLLVADYLDNGQLVPDQMVLDIVADRIEMDDCKPGCIFDGFPRTLHQAEAFDRLLDSRNTPLDVVVELVIEQGELLQRLMKRGRGDDNMATIRQRLRSYENQTEPLVNYYSNRKILRSVDASGSMEDVFQSLLAAIASVQ; via the coding sequence ATGCGTATCGTCTTCCTCGGACCTCCTGGCGCCGGTAAAGGTACACAAGCCAAACGTGTGTGCCAGGAGCTCGGTGTAGCCCACCTCTCCACCGGAGAGATGCTCCGCAAGGAACGTGAACGCCGCACCGAACTCGGGTTGCTGGTCGCCGACTATCTCGATAACGGGCAACTCGTGCCCGACCAGATGGTGCTCGACATCGTTGCCGACCGCATCGAGATGGACGACTGCAAGCCTGGGTGCATCTTCGACGGATTCCCTCGCACGCTGCACCAGGCCGAAGCGTTCGATCGGTTGCTCGACTCCCGCAATACGCCGCTCGATGTGGTAGTGGAGTTGGTGATCGAGCAGGGCGAACTGCTGCAACGCCTGATGAAACGTGGCCGCGGCGACGACAACATGGCGACCATTCGCCAACGCCTGCGTAGCTATGAAAATCAAACCGAACCGCTTGTGAACTACTACAGCAATCGCAAGATCCTGCGATCGGTCGATGCTTCCGGTTCGATGGAGGATGTCTTCCAGTCGCTGCTGGCGGCCATCGCTTCGGTTCAGTAA
- the map gene encoding type I methionyl aminopeptidase, translated as MIHLKSEREIKKMRRAGLAVWQAHQIARRMVAPGITTVEIDKAIEDYFEKLGGEPLFKNYPHHNSGKPKFPAVTCMSVNDEVVHGIPSTRPLKEGDILSLDTGVRINGWCGDAAVTYPVGKIDPEVQQLLDVTEATLNMAYELMHTKSKWSQIAREMAEYVSDHGYSTVECFVGHGIGRQMHEDPQVPNFLGRALRGSGDFRIEPGLVIAVEPMVNMGTKRVKLLKDYWTQVTADGRPSAHFEHTIAVTDSGPRRLTVAPEDSESSLIDELLLA; from the coding sequence TTGATCCACCTCAAGAGCGAACGCGAAATCAAGAAGATGCGGCGTGCGGGCCTGGCTGTTTGGCAGGCCCATCAAATCGCTCGGCGGATGGTAGCCCCTGGCATCACCACGGTAGAAATCGACAAAGCGATCGAGGACTACTTCGAAAAGCTCGGTGGCGAGCCGCTCTTCAAGAACTACCCGCACCACAACAGCGGGAAGCCAAAGTTCCCCGCAGTCACTTGCATGAGCGTGAACGACGAAGTCGTCCATGGCATCCCGAGCACCCGCCCGCTCAAGGAAGGCGACATCCTGAGCCTCGACACCGGGGTTCGCATCAATGGCTGGTGTGGCGACGCGGCTGTGACTTACCCGGTCGGCAAGATCGATCCCGAAGTGCAGCAACTGCTCGACGTGACCGAAGCAACGCTCAACATGGCTTACGAGTTGATGCATACCAAGAGCAAGTGGAGCCAGATCGCTCGCGAAATGGCCGAGTATGTTTCGGATCATGGGTACTCCACGGTTGAGTGCTTCGTCGGCCACGGCATCGGCCGGCAAATGCACGAGGATCCTCAGGTGCCGAACTTCCTCGGCCGAGCCCTCCGCGGCAGCGGCGACTTCCGCATCGAGCCCGGTCTGGTGATCGCGGTCGAGCCGATGGTCAACATGGGCACCAAGCGGGTGAAACTGCTCAAAGACTACTGGACCCAGGTGACCGCCGACGGTCGCCCGAGCGCCCACTTCGAGCACACGATCGCAGTGACCGACAGCGGCCCCCGCCGACTCACGGTTGCTCCTGAAGACTCCGAATCGTCGCTCATCGACGAACTGCTCCTCGCGTAA
- a CDS encoding IS4 family transposase has protein sequence MAAALLWAWSDEQTLTERFFVVRKILLCLDKEQQQLATSYQAFIKILRRWTKPLAALLQSVLQQRMQATLTDCWLTAGYLVFAVDGSRLELPRTRSHEQAYSTIRHARRVKNSRYKRRQAKDAKKVNSPQLWLTTMWHIGTGLPWDWRVGPGDSSERVHLREMLTSLPAGALITADGGFMGYEGLQAIIKSGRHVLLRVGANVRLLKQLGYVREWTGTVYLWPDRESKRGNEPLVLRLVVATDGKQPVYLVTNILSRRELSDKQVIALYARRWGIELFYRHLKQTFHRRKLLSREAENAKLEITWSLFGLWAMSLFALVEAMKQGITPAKLSFAKLLLAFRRTMRDYLHPTEKNERLCERLRQAIIDSYKRANKTSRNYPRKKQAKPPGVPQLLTATKTQALRAKQIKPVLRKGLTA, from the coding sequence ATGGCAGCCGCGCTGTTATGGGCCTGGTCGGACGAGCAGACTCTCACCGAGCGTTTTTTCGTTGTGCGTAAGATACTACTCTGCCTCGATAAAGAGCAACAGCAACTGGCCACTTCCTACCAAGCCTTCATAAAAATCCTTCGTCGCTGGACGAAGCCGCTCGCCGCGTTGTTGCAGTCAGTGCTGCAACAACGGATGCAAGCGACGCTGACCGATTGCTGGCTCACCGCGGGATACCTCGTATTCGCGGTCGATGGTAGTCGCCTTGAATTGCCTCGCACCCGCTCGCACGAACAAGCCTATTCGACGATTCGTCACGCACGACGGGTAAAGAACAGTCGCTACAAGAGACGGCAGGCCAAAGATGCGAAGAAAGTCAACTCGCCTCAACTCTGGCTCACAACGATGTGGCACATCGGTACGGGATTGCCGTGGGACTGGCGGGTCGGACCTGGTGACAGTAGCGAACGTGTCCACTTGCGGGAGATGCTCACTAGCTTGCCAGCCGGGGCTTTGATAACGGCCGATGGCGGATTCATGGGGTACGAAGGGCTGCAAGCGATTATCAAAAGTGGCCGACACGTCCTGCTGCGAGTGGGAGCCAATGTGCGGTTGCTGAAACAGCTTGGTTATGTACGGGAATGGACCGGCACGGTCTATCTATGGCCCGATCGGGAATCGAAGCGTGGCAACGAACCGCTCGTGTTGCGACTGGTGGTCGCTACGGATGGCAAGCAGCCGGTCTACCTGGTTACCAATATCCTTTCTCGGCGTGAATTGAGCGACAAGCAGGTGATTGCATTGTATGCACGTCGCTGGGGCATCGAACTATTCTATCGCCATCTCAAGCAGACCTTTCACCGTCGAAAACTCCTCTCTCGCGAAGCCGAGAACGCCAAGCTCGAAATCACCTGGTCGTTGTTCGGCTTATGGGCGATGTCGCTGTTCGCGTTGGTCGAAGCGATGAAGCAAGGCATCACACCAGCAAAGTTGAGTTTCGCCAAGCTGCTGTTGGCGTTTCGCCGCACGATGCGTGATTACCTGCATCCAACGGAGAAAAACGAACGCCTGTGCGAGAGGCTTCGCCAAGCCATCATCGACAGCTACAAGAGAGCAAACAAAACCAGCCGCAACTACCCACGAAAAAAACAAGCCAAACCGCCAGGAGTACCACAACTGCTCACTGCTACCAAGACACAGGCCCTGCGAGCAAAGCAAATCAAACCAGTACTACGAAAAGGGTTAACGGCGTAG
- a CDS encoding choice-of-anchor Q domain-containing protein translates to MNTRELIVLTSLCILSTNAFGAATTIIISDGDDLAGAIASASHGSTIEIHSNDTFVTDLSWSHKYLTIEAAEGYRPTIQGSIIGIKGSNRTGAALTGLNVTGGISVDSTGTTYSTLRLTDLTIGGNAGFGGTGEFRIDVDSRNCQYNGTTIISGTSDFSFGGYFEGNTFADDILMSTLTDARIRNTKFYENDFQGRVISQSIGPDRSLRQYTFDRNWFQRGLELVSGTYSTLEFTATNNLFGRLDSDTLGNETGFELRTGQTQVTVDGEFVNNTIVGFATGIDVTLYESSYSPDKLSLSFVNMLLDNMDDIKNFDIGTIYSSLISDGTFAGTNGNFGGQPILGLNGRLLTGSIGIDRGNNAVASDFDFAGNPRVLDGDLDGIPVIDVGAFEYMVPEPASIWCALAGCLLTMRWLASPNRLRQAK, encoded by the coding sequence ATGAACACCCGTGAATTGATAGTACTCACTTCCCTTTGCATTCTCAGCACCAATGCGTTCGGGGCGGCCACCACGATTATTATTAGCGACGGCGACGACCTCGCCGGTGCGATTGCGAGTGCCTCGCATGGATCGACCATCGAGATTCACAGCAACGACACGTTCGTAACGGACCTGTCTTGGAGTCATAAGTACCTGACCATTGAAGCAGCCGAGGGGTATCGCCCCACGATCCAGGGATCGATCATCGGCATCAAGGGAAGTAACCGCACAGGGGCTGCCTTAACGGGGCTCAATGTAACTGGTGGTATATCCGTCGACTCCACTGGCACCACGTACTCGACCTTGCGATTGACCGATTTAACCATCGGCGGAAATGCCGGCTTTGGAGGAACAGGCGAGTTCCGCATCGATGTCGATAGCCGCAATTGCCAATACAATGGCACCACCATCATCAGCGGAACTAGCGACTTTTCCTTCGGCGGCTACTTCGAAGGTAATACCTTCGCAGACGACATACTTATGTCCACACTCACCGATGCCCGCATTCGCAATACGAAATTCTACGAAAACGATTTTCAAGGGCGTGTCATCTCTCAAAGCATTGGCCCCGATAGGTCTTTACGCCAATACACGTTCGATCGCAACTGGTTCCAACGCGGCCTCGAACTCGTGTCGGGCACCTACAGCACTCTGGAGTTTACGGCCACAAACAATCTGTTTGGCCGATTGGATTCCGACACTTTGGGCAACGAAACGGGCTTTGAGCTGCGAACCGGCCAAACACAGGTTACCGTCGATGGTGAGTTTGTGAACAACACCATTGTTGGTTTTGCCACTGGCATCGACGTAACCCTCTACGAATCTTCGTATTCCCCCGACAAGCTTTCTCTATCGTTCGTCAACATGCTGCTCGACAACATGGATGACATCAAGAATTTCGATATCGGCACCATCTATTCCTCCCTCATCTCCGATGGAACGTTCGCCGGAACCAATGGCAACTTCGGGGGCCAGCCAATCCTGGGACTCAACGGCCGACTCCTTACTGGCTCGATCGGCATCGATCGCGGCAACAATGCAGTGGCCTCTGATTTCGACTTTGCAGGCAACCCGCGCGTTCTCGATGGAGACCTCGATGGCATTCCCGTCATCGACGTCGGTGCTTTCGAATACATGGTTCCAGAACCAGCTTCCATCTGGTGCGCACTGGCCGGCTGTTTGCTAACGATGCGATGGCTTGCCTCGCCGAACCGCTTGCGACAAGCCAAGTAG
- a CDS encoding PEP-CTERM sorting domain-containing protein: protein MARSLTSLVTIIACCCASLSWGAYTHVYQIADTSSYAFSYSGGLSGYQFDSSLVGTFQVTIPDSGPAFISAADIKIGALSPTSNLVGLNPPTDANLSNYLVDDLIGLPVINDSANYPFEDDRSLAELLQADSVTRFALDFTPGTSESQAQLTIASHRPNKLDGMVSSLIAPGLPVVRIPEPSTLLLGLGLFTALAIHKRRV, encoded by the coding sequence ATGGCACGTAGTCTTACGAGTCTCGTTACGATCATTGCTTGTTGCTGTGCTTCGCTTTCGTGGGGAGCCTACACCCACGTGTATCAAATTGCCGACACCAGCTCGTACGCGTTCAGCTACTCTGGCGGTCTAAGCGGCTACCAGTTCGACTCCAGCCTGGTTGGCACGTTCCAAGTGACGATTCCCGACAGCGGCCCCGCGTTCATCTCCGCAGCCGATATCAAGATCGGCGCCCTCTCTCCTACCAGCAACCTGGTCGGACTCAATCCTCCGACCGATGCTAATCTTAGCAATTACCTCGTCGACGACTTAATCGGGCTGCCGGTGATTAACGACTCTGCCAACTACCCCTTCGAAGACGATCGCAGCCTGGCCGAGCTCTTGCAAGCCGATTCGGTCACCCGGTTCGCCCTCGACTTCACGCCTGGCACTAGCGAATCGCAGGCGCAGCTCACCATCGCCTCGCACCGCCCAAACAAGCTCGATGGCATGGTCTCGAGCCTCATCGCCCCCGGACTCCCCGTGGTCCGCATTCCAGAACCCTCGACGCTATTGCTAGGCCTCGGCCTGTTCACCGCATTGGCAATCCACAAGCGTCGAGTGTAG
- a CDS encoding glutathione peroxidase — MSTDQKPVEPHLASPFYEFSANSLRGESIEMAQYAGKVVLVVNTATKCGLVSQLEGLEQLFQQHHDAGLEVLGFPCNQFAGQEPLEGEQIQSFCSLNYGVSFPMFEKIDVNGSSAHPLLQWLTSELPGLLGQRIKWNFTKFLISRDGTPLKRFAPTTQPAKLDSAIRQALAASP, encoded by the coding sequence ATGTCGACCGATCAAAAACCAGTCGAACCACACCTCGCATCGCCGTTCTACGAGTTCAGTGCCAACTCCTTGCGCGGCGAGTCGATCGAGATGGCGCAGTACGCCGGCAAAGTAGTGCTGGTCGTGAACACCGCGACCAAGTGCGGGCTGGTGTCGCAGCTTGAAGGTCTTGAGCAACTCTTCCAACAGCATCATGACGCCGGACTCGAGGTGCTCGGGTTCCCCTGCAATCAGTTCGCCGGTCAAGAACCACTCGAAGGCGAGCAGATCCAATCGTTTTGCTCGCTGAACTATGGTGTCAGCTTTCCGATGTTTGAGAAGATCGACGTCAATGGCTCCTCGGCCCACCCGCTGCTCCAATGGCTCACGAGCGAACTCCCCGGCCTGCTCGGGCAGCGGATCAAATGGAACTTCACCAAGTTCCTGATTTCCCGCGATGGCACCCCGCTCAAGCGATTCGCCCCGACCACGCAGCCAGCAAAGCTCGATTCGGCCATTCGCCAGGCACTCGCAGCATCGCCCTGA
- a CDS encoding cellulase family glycosylhydrolase — protein MTTLTALPVRRSIRLSALLLTTMVLLSLPAAAQQWSVQQSQEWYEKQPWLVGCNFLPSTAINQIEMWQTSTWDKATIERELTWAQQLGFNSVRVYLHDVVYAHERQAFLDHIDRFLNICQQRGIRPILVLFDDCHYAKPEIGDQPDPIPGVHNSGWKQSPGYDITLAYERGELPDSEVKRLKDYVTTVLTHFKDDPRILAWDLYNEPGGSRSQSLRLLQDTWQWAWQVRPSQPLTAGVRGTSLPAARKLNAKNADIYSFHDYSSPKSFAKSVAEAIEQADGRPVFCTEYMARPKGSTFKACLPVFKKHKIACYNWGLVDGKSGTKWSWGTRSIGAGDAVPTPKRDPANAPSDPPLWFHDIFHPDGTPYIEAETDFIRRTLRDE, from the coding sequence ATGACCACTCTGACTGCGTTGCCTGTCCGTCGATCGATTCGGCTCTCCGCTCTGCTACTCACCACGATGGTGCTACTCTCGCTGCCAGCCGCTGCTCAGCAGTGGAGCGTGCAGCAGTCGCAAGAGTGGTATGAGAAGCAGCCATGGCTGGTAGGCTGCAACTTCCTTCCCTCCACCGCGATCAATCAGATCGAGATGTGGCAGACCAGTACTTGGGACAAAGCGACCATCGAGCGTGAACTCACCTGGGCGCAGCAACTGGGATTCAACTCGGTTCGGGTTTACCTGCATGATGTGGTCTACGCCCATGAGCGCCAGGCGTTCCTCGACCACATCGATCGCTTCCTCAACATTTGCCAACAACGAGGTATCCGCCCAATCTTGGTGCTGTTTGACGACTGTCATTACGCAAAGCCCGAAATCGGCGACCAACCCGATCCTATCCCTGGCGTGCACAACTCGGGATGGAAGCAAAGCCCCGGCTACGACATCACCCTGGCGTACGAGCGAGGTGAATTGCCGGACTCGGAGGTCAAACGACTAAAAGACTACGTCACCACGGTACTAACTCACTTTAAAGATGACCCACGCATCCTGGCTTGGGATCTCTACAACGAGCCGGGCGGCAGCCGCAGCCAGTCGCTACGACTGCTGCAAGACACCTGGCAGTGGGCCTGGCAGGTTCGCCCTTCGCAGCCCCTCACGGCCGGGGTCCGCGGCACCTCGCTCCCTGCAGCCCGCAAGCTCAATGCCAAGAACGCCGACATCTACAGCTTCCACGATTACTCGTCGCCCAAGAGCTTTGCGAAATCGGTCGCCGAGGCGATCGAGCAGGCCGACGGCCGCCCGGTGTTCTGCACCGAGTACATGGCCCGCCCGAAAGGCAGCACGTTCAAAGCCTGCTTGCCGGTTTTCAAAAAGCATAAGATCGCCTGCTACAACTGGGGGCTCGTCGATGGCAAGTCGGGCACCAAGTGGAGCTGGGGGACGCGCAGCATCGGAGCCGGCGACGCGGTGCCGACGCCGAAACGCGATCCGGCCAACGCGCCGAGCGATCCCCCGCTCTGGTTTCACGACATCTTCCACCCCGATGGCACGCCGTACATCGAAGCCGAGACCGATTTCATTCGCCGTACCCTCCGCGACGAGTAA
- a CDS encoding GspE/PulE family protein, with the protein MDLGDYLVQEGLISLEQWAEAKQHAATQHTKPRDALVQLGYASSEQIMQALATRDGYEYYDLRDVAIPPAVVELVPESVARENAVIPLAEENGVLRVLVSDPQDFDTIDKLQFILNRKIDIALATRESILEAINRNYGQIGDESADSMLQEFTDTAIDFTETEESDGMDDDDTVDEASAPIVRLVQLMISEAVQLRASDIHVEPFEDRVRIRYRIDGVLVERDSPPRRLLGALLSRIKILARMDIAERRRTQDGRIKITAGGKELDLRVSMLPTNHGQSCVMRLLDKDNIRVGVRQLGLSDRDFKVFRNLIRRPNGILLVTGPTGSGKTTTLYAAMNELNRADRKIITAEDPVEYYLPGINQVEVRHSIGLDFALIIRAMLRQAPNVILVGEMRDYETASMGIQASLTGHLVFSTLHTNDAPGAVTRMVDMGVPAYLVAGSVIGILAQRLVRVICGKCKQPHTYRDSELEAAGITPEMAAEATFMRGKGCSHCGGSGYRGRLGVFELMTMNSRIRELTFQGASTQEIRKEAIKLGMSTLYDDALLKVCRGITTIDEVFRVAKKS; encoded by the coding sequence ATGGACCTGGGCGACTATCTTGTACAAGAAGGCCTGATCAGCCTTGAGCAATGGGCCGAAGCCAAGCAGCATGCGGCTACGCAGCACACCAAACCCCGCGATGCCTTGGTGCAGTTGGGGTACGCTTCGAGCGAGCAAATCATGCAAGCCCTCGCCACCCGCGATGGCTATGAATACTACGATTTGCGCGACGTCGCCATTCCGCCAGCGGTGGTGGAATTGGTGCCGGAGTCGGTGGCGCGTGAAAACGCGGTAATTCCGCTGGCCGAAGAAAACGGCGTGCTGCGGGTGCTGGTAAGCGATCCGCAGGACTTCGACACGATCGACAAGTTGCAGTTCATTCTGAACCGCAAGATCGACATCGCCCTGGCGACCCGCGAGAGCATCCTGGAAGCCATTAACCGCAACTACGGTCAGATCGGCGACGAGTCGGCTGACTCGATGCTGCAGGAATTCACCGACACGGCCATCGACTTTACCGAGACCGAAGAGTCGGACGGCATGGACGACGACGACACGGTGGACGAAGCCAGTGCGCCGATCGTGCGTCTGGTCCAGCTGATGATCAGCGAGGCCGTGCAGCTACGAGCGAGCGACATCCATGTCGAGCCGTTCGAGGACCGCGTGCGGATTCGCTACCGCATCGACGGCGTGCTGGTCGAACGCGATAGCCCGCCTCGGCGTCTGCTCGGGGCGCTGCTTAGCCGTATCAAGATTTTGGCCCGCATGGATATTGCGGAACGCCGCAGGACTCAGGACGGCCGCATCAAGATCACCGCCGGCGGTAAAGAGCTCGACTTGCGGGTCAGTATGCTGCCGACCAACCATGGCCAGTCGTGCGTGATGCGTCTGCTGGATAAGGACAACATTCGGGTAGGCGTACGTCAGCTCGGTTTGTCGGACCGCGACTTCAAAGTGTTCCGTAATCTGATTCGTCGGCCGAATGGCATCCTTTTGGTGACAGGTCCCACGGGGTCGGGTAAGACCACCACGCTGTACGCGGCCATGAACGAGCTGAACCGGGCCGACCGTAAGATCATCACCGCCGAGGACCCGGTGGAGTACTACCTGCCGGGCATCAACCAGGTGGAGGTCAGGCACTCGATCGGGCTCGACTTCGCGCTGATTATTCGGGCCATGCTGCGTCAGGCTCCGAACGTGATTCTGGTCGGCGAGATGCGAGACTACGAAACGGCGAGCATGGGAATCCAGGCATCTTTAACGGGACACTTGGTATTCAGTACGCTACACACGAACGATGCGCCGGGTGCCGTTACGCGCATGGTCGACATGGGAGTCCCAGCCTACCTGGTGGCAGGTAGCGTGATTGGAATTCTTGCCCAACGTTTGGTGCGGGTGATTTGTGGAAAATGCAAGCAACCGCACACCTACCGCGACAGCGAGTTGGAGGCCGCCGGCATCACTCCCGAGATGGCCGCCGAGGCCACGTTCATGCGTGGCAAGGGTTGCAGTCACTGCGGTGGCAGTGGCTATCGCGGTCGTCTTGGTGTATTCGAATTGATGACAATGAACTCCCGCATTCGGGAGCTGACCTTCCAGGGGGCTTCGACCCAGGAAATTCGCAAAGAGGCTATTAAGTTAGGTATGTCCACGCTGTATGACGACGCACTGCTGAAGGTCTGTCGGGGTATCACCACGATCGACGAAGTATTCCGCGTGGCGAAGAAGTCGTAG
- a CDS encoding type IV pilus twitching motility protein PilT, producing MGTILIDKLLSAAIKQGASDLHITVGQPPVLRLHGRMQKLKTKVLEPEDTMGLMKSITPDRCQQEFQETGSTDFGFAFGDQARFRVSVFRQRGKVALVLRQIPVELWTMDELKLPEVFKKIIMRPRGLVLVTGPTGSGKSTSLAAMVDYINENVDHHIITIEDPIEFQHNHKKSTVNQREVGVDVTSFAEAIRRALRQDPDVILVGELRDLETIEAAITAAETGHVVFGTLHTSSAAGTINRIIDVFPNNQQDQIRTQLASSVIGILSQQLLKKVGGGRVAAHEVLVVTSAIANLIRENKIFRITSQIQTGAKFGMKLLDDHIFQLWREGLVSKEDALAKCNVADELAARFAAAERGIFDDDEKDEN from the coding sequence ATGGGCACTATTCTTATCGACAAACTGCTCTCGGCTGCTATCAAGCAGGGCGCGAGCGACTTGCATATCACGGTGGGCCAACCTCCGGTGTTGCGGTTGCATGGCCGGATGCAGAAGCTCAAGACCAAGGTGCTCGAACCTGAAGACACGATGGGCCTGATGAAGAGCATCACGCCGGATCGCTGCCAGCAGGAGTTTCAGGAGACCGGTAGTACTGACTTTGGTTTTGCCTTTGGCGACCAGGCTCGGTTCCGTGTTTCGGTGTTTCGTCAGCGCGGTAAAGTGGCCCTCGTGCTTCGGCAGATTCCGGTCGAATTGTGGACCATGGATGAGCTGAAGCTCCCCGAGGTGTTCAAGAAGATCATCATGCGACCGCGTGGTTTGGTGCTGGTTACCGGGCCGACGGGTTCGGGTAAGAGTACCTCGCTCGCGGCCATGGTCGACTACATCAATGAGAACGTCGACCACCATATTATCACCATCGAAGACCCGATCGAGTTCCAGCACAATCACAAGAAGTCGACCGTGAACCAGCGTGAAGTTGGGGTCGACGTGACGAGCTTCGCTGAGGCGATTCGTCGTGCGTTGCGTCAGGACCCCGACGTGATCCTGGTGGGTGAGCTTCGCGACTTGGAAACGATCGAAGCCGCCATTACCGCGGCCGAAACCGGTCACGTAGTGTTCGGCACGCTGCACACCTCGAGTGCGGCGGGCACGATCAACCGTATTATCGACGTGTTTCCCAATAATCAGCAGGATCAGATTCGTACCCAGTTAGCTTCGAGCGTGATCGGCATCTTGTCGCAACAACTCTTGAAGAAGGTCGGCGGTGGCCGTGTGGCCGCTCACGAGGTGCTGGTGGTCACGTCCGCTATCGCCAACCTGATTCGCGAAAACAAAATCTTCCGTATTACCTCCCAGATTCAAACCGGTGCCAAGTTTGGCATGAAACTGCTGGACGACCATATCTTCCAGCTCTGGCGCGAAGGGCTTGTGAGCAAAGAAGATGCCTTGGCCAAGTGCAACGTGGCCGACGAACTGGCCGCTCGCTTTGCTGCGGCGGAACGCGGAATATTTGATGACGATGAGAAGGATGAGAATTAG